In the Syntrophus aciditrophicus SB genome, ATGGGTCCCCATCTGGATTTACAGGAGCATATGCGTCATAGTGATAGGCCGAGCCTATTGTAAGAAGATTTGAAGGGCTGTTGTAATGACTCGCTCTTTTAGCTATCCAAAGGGGTATGGCCATCGGCACGAGTGTGCCTGGTTTGGCCGTGCCGGGGCTTGAACATATGGCAATGGCGGTCGCGCTCGCATTGGAAGTCAAGTTTCCAACAAATGCACCAAACCAGTGACGGATTGACCCGCCATTCGTTCCATCAACTCTCCTCACTGTTACCTTAACTGCCGCGACATCCCTGGTGCCGGGGGTGATGCTTTTCGGCTGAAGGCCCGCCGGGTTCTGATCCAGGTTCCAGTAGCCCGTCTCCACTTCGTAGCTGGTGAGGGTAACGCCATCCGATTTATTGGCCGGATCAATCGTGCTTGCCGCAGACTCAGCAGCGGCCCAGTCCGGTGTTGGAGGGGTCGCCGAGGTAAATCCGGATGGTGTATGTGCATATAACAAATTTGCTCTCGCAAGGGCGTCGGCATCTGCGGCATTATGGAGTTCGTTCTTCACCACCATGATGTGTCCGACATCCACGGCCATGGCGGCAATACCCAGGAATACCGTCATGGCCAGAGCCACGATAACGGCTACAGCCCCTTTCCGTTCCCTCAGCTTAAAACCGAAGTGTTCAGCTGTTTTCATCACAATAACCTCATCAAACAAGAGACGAATAAAAAATCATGTTATTCATATTTCATAACCGTTCTGGCCTTTATCGGGTAGTCAGTGACGGGGAAGAGGATAAAAGAATAGCCATAAGACACCGTAACTATGAGCGGATCACCAGAGTCTTGACCTTCGGGAAATTCCACATCAGTATTCAGCGGAATGCTGCTGCCGAATGTTATAAGATAATCGTTCGCGTAATCATTCACAATGCCCTTAATGGTGTCAGAGTTAGACGCATTTCCTGCGGGAACGCGTGAAGTTCCGTCGATATAAACAATCCCCGCACGTGCCCCTTCCCGGCTGGCATTGGTAAGCACTTGCTTGTTGTATATAAGTATCCCGAACTCTATGATGCCGAAAACCAGGACCAGCAGAATCGGAAGAACAATGGCAAACTCTACAACCGCGGCGCCTTTATGTTCTCTTAACTTTCTCATGGTGCAACCCTCCAGCAAAGCTGGTTATGACCATTATCTCCCCATCGTTCCCAGATTGATGGTCACGTTCTGGGCAGGGGCGGGTTTTTCAAAATCCTTTCGGTACTTCTCCACAACCTTCTCGGAAGCCTGGGCGTCCATGCCGGTAACGGGTTTCAGATTTTTCTCCGCAGCGGGATTCAATGTCTGATTGAATTTAGCCAGTTTGTGCGATGTGCCGTAATCCATTTCCACGCGACTGGACGTACAGGCTGAAATCAGAAAAGACGCTCCTATGATAAATGATGTTACGATCCATAATGATTTTTTCATGCTTCAATTCCTCCTTTCCCGCAGTTAGGGTCGAATGTATCCGAAATCGCCTTCGAGTCCGCCGGTTTTATCACCAGGAAGGGCTGACGAAACCGGGGTCGGAGTCGCAGAGTCGTTCTCTCCCTTGCCTTCAAGACTTCCAAGCAGATAGAACTCAAAGTCGTTGGGCTCGACGTATTGATCCGTGGGCAGAGTCTGCTTGGTCATATCCAGCGGTTTGACGAGACGAGGTGTGACGATGATGACCAGTTCAGTTTCGTTCTTGCGGAATTGGCTGCTGCGGAAAAGACTGCCCAGCACGGGGATATCTCCGAGAAGAGGGACTTTCCGCACGATCTGACGGATATCGTCCTTCAGCAGACCCGCAATGGCGAAGCTCTGGCCGTCTGCCAGTTCAACGGTGGTTGCCACTCGCCGTGTCGTAATCGACGGCACCGCATACCCTCCAACGGCTACGGCGTTAGTATAATCCAGGTCAGACACTTCCGGTGATACCTGCATACTGATTTTTTTGTTGCTTAACACGGTCGGGGTGAAGTTCAAGCCCACACCGAAGGGTTTGTATTCGATGGTGATATTTTCCTCTTGCGGAACCGGGATGGGGAATTCGCCGCCAGCAAGGAAACTGGCCGTCTTACCGCTCAAAGTGAGCAGGGTGGGCTCTGCCAGGACTTTCAGCAGACCCTGGTCTTTCATGGCATCAATAAAGAGGGTCCAGGTTGCTCCTCCGCCGAAGAAACGGAATGCAAGGCCCACACTGCTGGAAACAAGCGTTCCAACAGATACCGCGCCTTCAGATGCTGAAAGGTGGGTCATCGGTTGAATGTTGGCATCACTCGGAGAGACTGTGTATGTGAGATTATCCAGCATAGACATTCCGAAAGTATTGCCGCCTTCGCTCAGGTAATTCCAATTAATCCCCAGTTTTTTGATCAGGCTGCGGGACATCTCCGAAACCCGAACTTCCAGCATGACCTGATGAACGCCGCCCACTTCCAGGAAATTGTTGACGCCGCCGGTCTTGTCCTTGCCTTTTGGAGCATAGGAATTGGCCAGAGACATTACCTGGTTCATGTTGGCCGCACTGGAGACCGTTCCGGAAAGGGTGATGGCATCAGGAGTTGCCGTCACTCGGATATCTTTCTCATCGGGCATCATCGAATGGATCTTTTCCTTGAGGCCGACGACATCGGGGAGGACTTCCACATCGATGACGGACATGACGGAGTTATCGCTCCGCCAGAGTGTCAGATTGGTATTCCCCGCCATCTTTCCCGTCAGGTAGATCTGGCGGGGGGAGAGGGTAAGGATGTCGGCGTAATCCGGGGCGGCGATGGAAACGCGTTTCAGGTTCTGCGGGCATTCGACGATTGTCGATTTTCCCACGGTTAAGGTTAACTTTTGAGGACGGGATGTGTTGACGACTACCCTATCCGGTCCGGCTGCTACGCAGGGCAGGGCAATAAGAAAACATAATGCAATTGATATCAGACAACAGGCGACGAAATGCACTTTCAAACCAGGACAAGGTCTCATCTTCGCTATTCCCCCTTTTCAAAATTCTGTTCGCTGACTTTGCTTCCTTTAATCACTTCAACTGTAAAGACCGCTGGTTTCTGCGGCGCTGCGGCGACAACGGGTCTTGCCTTCTGGACGGCTGGCCGGGAAACAGTTCGGGCCGATGCAGGAGCGGGTGGCGCATAGGTGGCGGCGCCTAAAAGATTGGGAATCTTGGCACCGCGGGTGGC is a window encoding:
- a CDS encoding TadG family pilus assembly protein; translation: MKTAEHFGFKLRERKGAVAVIVALAMTVFLGIAAMAVDVGHIMVVKNELHNAADADALARANLLYAHTPSGFTSATPPTPDWAAAESAASTIDPANKSDGVTLTSYEVETGYWNLDQNPAGLQPKSITPGTRDVAAVKVTVRRVDGTNGGSIRHWFGAFVGNLTSNASATAIAICSSPGTAKPGTLVPMAIPLWIAKRASHYNSPSNLLTIGSAYHYDAYAPVNPDGDPYTNTVAGQWTSLTSDPINNANHLKDIIVNGNSNPLSIGDPLYIEPGTMDVGYHDNYMGLYEGQTVFLPVVDAVLRDAVKQNPAPPIEAFIGFHITKVSSGKEKYIRGYFVENAYLGGGPGGPYYGAWVPPVLVY
- a CDS encoding TadE/TadG family type IV pilus assembly protein; this translates as MRKLREHKGAAVVEFAIVLPILLVLVFGIIEFGILIYNKQVLTNASREGARAGIVYIDGTSRVPAGNASNSDTIKGIVNDYANDYLITFGSSIPLNTDVEFPEGQDSGDPLIVTVSYGYSFILFPVTDYPIKARTVMKYE
- a CDS encoding type II and III secretion system protein family protein; translated protein: MRPCPGLKVHFVACCLISIALCFLIALPCVAAGPDRVVVNTSRPQKLTLTVGKSTIVECPQNLKRVSIAAPDYADILTLSPRQIYLTGKMAGNTNLTLWRSDNSVMSVIDVEVLPDVVGLKEKIHSMMPDEKDIRVTATPDAITLSGTVSSAANMNQVMSLANSYAPKGKDKTGGVNNFLEVGGVHQVMLEVRVSEMSRSLIKKLGINWNYLSEGGNTFGMSMLDNLTYTVSPSDANIQPMTHLSASEGAVSVGTLVSSSVGLAFRFFGGGATWTLFIDAMKDQGLLKVLAEPTLLTLSGKTASFLAGGEFPIPVPQEENITIEYKPFGVGLNFTPTVLSNKKISMQVSPEVSDLDYTNAVAVGGYAVPSITTRRVATTVELADGQSFAIAGLLKDDIRQIVRKVPLLGDIPVLGSLFRSSQFRKNETELVIIVTPRLVKPLDMTKQTLPTDQYVEPNDFEFYLLGSLEGKGENDSATPTPVSSALPGDKTGGLEGDFGYIRP